One window from the genome of Larus michahellis chromosome 23, bLarMic1.1, whole genome shotgun sequence encodes:
- the MISP gene encoding mitotic interactor and substrate of PLK1: protein MDRVTRHLVFQLPQTSHKQDYGDAPHAGSFTEWRADSDDDVFGSAQRSSQRVENGYGWKMRSKSPSYFLDGGKDIWTPSPDRESRLEVVRSGSLYDLRAYRGERKPSKLYDEEEQEQYRVPPPNISPEKARELEDERRDVIRSQVMRKSSTIAERWSSMDELSSINTGTGDSRHAGSFTSSFAISFDKPSSGRAATPVDPENIDTEQINFSAARQQFLMLEKTNPGSFVSPGQEAMSPKAESMTRVSRQEWSSPEMATKATRGYSNAGASSQSRTDKTVYQVYSVSYKTPGKEEVYASRRADTKRSYPTGKMSSLTKASSREDLDSGLGEMYNEGNAGYTSDGSTSNEVFNGLVDLRGGSNGLDKETKISNETPIEREIRMAMEREENLWKERGIQRMTSSSELVEIQTKPLLSMHASPGPGRKGKDKGRASLYVQREIEQETKREEDLKKQGRLLGTYDRGTQQELEERRRVFEQEEAPPQKPPAPRKADEQRNWVNDFVAESPTSRSPHPAEDTRGGRSLPSYAVSTAHVQASQPPFAASEKSRAQPLVSQHVSVSASKWGSTDSQGGRLPGSTPSPAGTTVLPREYFSFSFWKPKVSFVDDMGTQSPLRREDGREEQYKLRTWKPQTSAMIEEEIRSDLQREEELQEQRRQRRQLMDGYSMVGSDGFPQEGSRSRHSSAASGASGSYSVSESPVSTPASHQGGVLGLISSFTPLRVAGPSQGSTETLTPDSARSSPFEERRRRVKEDGKYAGIEPVDKINTEVVESTRVVRHKSAMAQRWEAGQYVRDDD from the exons ATGGATAGAGTCACCAGGCACCTGGTCTTCCAGCTCCCGCAGACCTCACACAAGCAGGACTACGGCGATGCTCCCCACGCCGGCTCCTTCACGGAGTGGAGGGCTGACAGCGACGACGACGTGTTTGGCTCTGCTCAACGCAGCAGCCAGAGGGTGGAAAACGGCTATGGCTGGAAAATGAGGTCGAAATCTCCCTCGTATTTCCTGGATGGCGGAAAAGACATCTGGACCCCGTCCCCGGACAGGGAGTCCAGGCTGGAGGTGGTGAGGTCGGGAAGTTTGTACGACCTCAGGGCTTACAGAGGTGAGAGGAAGCCCTCCAAGCTTTAcgatgaggaggagcaggaacaGTACAGGGTCCCTCCACCGAACATCTCGCCCGAGAAAGCCAGGGAGCTCGAGGACGAGAGGAGGGATGTCATCCGGAGCCAGGTGATGAGGAAGAGCTCCACCATAGCTGAGAGGTGGAGTTCCATGGATGAGCTGAGCTCCATAAACACTGGCACAGGTGACAGCAGGCACGCGGGCAGCTTCACCAGCAGCTTCGCCATCTCCTTCGACAAGCCTTCCTCGGGGAGGGCAGCGACGCCTGTTGACCCTGAAAATATCGACACGGAGCAGATCAACTTCTCCGCTGCTCGGCAGCAGTTCCTGATGCTGGAAAAGACCAACCCGGGCTCTTTCGTCAGCCCAGGGCAAGAGGCCATGTCTCCAAAGGCAGAGTCAATGACGAGAGTCTCTAGGCAAGAGTGGTCCAGTCCTGAGATGGCCACGAAGGCTACGAGAGGTTACAGTAACGCCGGTGCCTCCAGCCAGAGCAGGACAGACAAGACCGTTTATCAGGTTTATAGTGTGTCCTACAAGACgcctgggaaggaggaggttTATGCTTCCAGAAGGGCTGATACCAAAAGGTCATATCCCACCGGGAAAATGTCCAGCTTGACTAAAGCGTCTTCCAGAGAGGACCTTGACTCCGGCTTGGGTGAGATGTATAACGAAGGCAACGCAGGCTACACCAGCGACGGGAGCACGTCCAACGAGGTCTTCAATGGCCTTGTGGATCTGAGGGGAGGGAGCAACGGCCTGGACAAGGAGACGAAGATCAGCAACGAGACGCCCATCGAGCGGGAGATCCGTATGGCGATGGAGAGGGAGGAGAACCTCTGGAAGGAGAGGGGCATCCAGCGAATGACCTCCAGCAGCGAGCTGGTGGAGATCCAGACCAAGCCTCTCCTCTCCATGCACGCTTCTCCCGGGCCGGGCAGGAAAGGGAAGGACAAAGGCCGCGCTTCCCTTTACGTCCAGAGGGAAATCGAGCAGGAAACCAAGCGCGAGGAAGATCTGAAGAAGCAAGGGAGGCTGCTGGGGACGTATGACAGGGGGacgcagcaggagctggaggagcgcCGGAGGGTGTTTGAGCAGGAGGAAGCCCCCCCGCAGAAGCCCCCCGCCCCGAGGAAGGCGGACGAGCAGAGGAACTGGGTTAATGACTTTGTGGCGGAGTCACCCACTAgccgcagcccccaccccgcaGAAGACACCAGGGGCGGGAGAAGCCTTCCCAGCTACGCAGTGAGCACCGCGCACGTCCAGGCGTCCCAGCCGCCCTTCGCCGCCAGCGAGAAGAGCCGGGCCCAGCCCCTGGTGTCCCAGCACGTTTCCGTCAGCGCCAGCAAATGGGGGAGCACGGATTCCCAGGGAGGAAGGCTTCCCGGCTCCACCCCGAGCCCCGCCGGCACCACTGTCCTGCCCAGAGAGtacttctccttctccttctggaAGCCCAAGGTCTCCTTCGTGGACGACATGGGGACGCAGAGCCCGCTGAGGAGGGAGGATGGCCGGGAGGAGCAGTACAAGCTGAGGACCTGGAAGCCCCAGACGTCGGCGATGATCGAGGAGGAGATCCGGAGCGACCTGCAGCgggaagaggagctgcaggagcagcggcggcagcggcggcagctgATGGACGGCTACTCCATGGTTGGCAGTGACGGCTTTCCCCAGGAGGGCTCCCGCTCGCGGCACAGCTCCG CTGCCTCAGGTGCCAGCGGCAGCTACTCGGTGTCCGAGTCTCCCGTCTCCACTCCTGCCTCACACcaggggggggtcctggggctcaTCTCGTCCTTCACCCCGCTGAGAGTGGCCGGTCCCTCCCAGGGCAGCACGGAGACCCTCACCCCCGACTCGGCTCGTTCCAGCCCCTTTGAGGAgcggaggaggagggtgaaggaggatGGAAAG TACGCCGGCATCGAGCCCGTCGACAAGATCAACACGGAG GTTGTGGAAAGCACCAGAGTGGTTCGTCACAAGAGCGCCATGGCGCAGCGCTGGGAGGCCGGGCAGTACGTCAGGGATGACGACTGA
- the LOC141734256 gene encoding uncharacterized protein KIAA1958-like encodes MITFLNTSYLLSPFSPRLPCPLGASEIPVLPQTALLRGRIPEASGLSLEENESVGGERCSDASSLHTDLSSLVTWAHAHGTICNQIPALEIVQNTGHPSKDNSVLWICGVGHAYHWQCGKLYFRSREENKGGEKRRRLVSSEASSREGNLGERRFRMTPSFERAKADAVSTGSCRRSPGVPQQTDNTVYVIHNEPSPRENGKNSKSMRPCFAAEKRLSVSGGEVKTDRRKVKVESNEDLQIISDEEQCISDEDNQGDRINQNILSESPVKGVVAEVDLHMHHSQKMAFNKPTAIQTSGFAPAGKAPLTLACVLKPPVSNQESLDSSFLRLGPLNPAGSITDTSRARNSSGSAILKEHLRSAPVSNIEAKAQLESPASVTFFEFEATVDVQQELQLSPPEHGTPGVGFSMNVTENPGEGSEPSGSGHTPHLSALLSPESSNADHPPASSCKDGLKKREKKRKRNIGDIKTFKDWLVLHCPLETREIYNLPPEDLDNYLALFYSSAKRRNGTDFSASSLHFYQSSIERYLKDHSYEYSVVKGLEFRASQEALKLKQQHLSQKEREGEWSILENLTDEDVENLRKKGILSKRNPQGFLHLMFTNAIRGFGASTHSQSQGLYWGQLVLRKEEGELEYLEWKDDLSVELNAGESGPRLFAKPDSPDSCPVADYKEYAKRRPLDMLHDYDPLYLSPKPLCSIWDQVWYSRKSVTKAKMEKIMKVIIQQVKESGKKSKK; translated from the exons ATGATCACTTTTCTAAATACCTCAtaccttctctctcccttctctcctagGCTTCCCTGTCCTCTAGGCGCCAGTGAGATTCCTGTCCTTCCACAGACAGCTCTGCTCCGTGGGAGGATTCCTGAAGCATCTGGCCTGTCCTTGGAGGAG AATGAGAGCGTCGGTGGCGAAAGGTGCAGCGATGCCAGTTCCCTTCACACGGATCTCTCCAGTCTCGTGACCTGGGCACACGCTCACGGGACCATATGCAATCAAATCCCAGCCTTGGAAATTGTGCAGAACACGGGCCATCCCAGCAAGGACAATTCTGTCCTGTGGATATGTGGAGTTGGACACGCGTATCACTGGCAGTGTGGGAAATTATacttcagaagcagagaagagaataaaggtggagaaaagaggaggagattAGTGTCTTCTGAGGCTTCATCAAGGGAAGGTAATTTAGGGGAAAGGAGGTTCAGGATGACCCCGTCTTTTGAGAGGGCTAAAGCAGATGCTGTTAGCACAGGGTCATGTAGgagatctccaggggtccctcaGCAGACAGACAACACAGTCTATGTAATACATAATGAACCGTCAcccagagaaaatggaaaaaacagcaaatccATGAGACCATGCTTTGCAGCAGAGAAGCGTTTGTCAGTATCTGGTGGTGAAGTCAAAACTGACAGACGTAAGGTGAAGGTAGAAAGCAACGAAGATCTACAAATCATCTCTGATGAAGAACAGTGCATATCAGATGAAGACAACCAAGGAGACAGAATCAACCAGAATATTCTGTCAGAATCACCAGTTAAAGGTGTAGTTGCTGAGGTAGATTTGCACATGCATCACAGTCAGAAGATGGCATTTAACAAGCCGACGGCCATCCAAACATCTGGCTTCGCCCCCGCAGGAAAGGCCCCCCTGACTCTTGCCTGCGTTCTGAAACCCCCCGTCAGCAATCAAGAGAGCCTGGACAGCAGCTTCTTGAGGCTGGGTCCTCTTAATCCTGCAGGGTCCATAACCGACACTTCTAGAGCAAGAAATTCCTCTGGGTCAGCAATACTGAAAGAACATTTAAGATCTGCTCCTGTCTCCAACATTGAAGCAAAGGCCCAGCTTGAGTCACCCGCCTCTGTGACATTCTTTGAGTTTGAAGCCACTGTCGACGTCCAGCAGGAACTCCAGCTGAGCCCTCCTGAGCACGGCACACCAGGAGTAGGTTTCAGCATGAACGTCACTGAAAACCCTGGTGAGGGGAGTGAACCGTCAGGATCTGGGCACACACCTCATCTCTCAGCCTTACTGAGTCCAGAGAGCAGCAACGCGGACCACCCACCTGCATCTTCATGCAAAG ATGGGTTGAAGAAGcgtgagaaaaagagaaaacgtAACATCGGCGATATAAAAACTTTCAAAGACTGGCTGGTTTTACATTGCCCTTTGGAAACGCGCGAGATCTATAACCTGCCACCCGAAGACCTCGATAATTACCTGGCCTTGTTCTACAGTTCTGCAAAGAGACGGAACGGCACAGATTTTTCCGCCAGTTCTTTGCACTTCTACCAGAGCAGCATAGAGAGGTACCTCAAGGATCACAGCTACGAGTACAGCGTGGTTAAAGGGCTGGAATTCAGAGCGTCTCAGGAAGCCTTGAAACTAAAGCAACAGCACCTATcccaaaaagagagagagggagagtggAGTATTTTGGAGAATCTGACAGACGAAGATGTGGAAAACCTTCGTAAGAAGGGAATTTTAAGCAAGAGGAACCCTCAGGGCTTTTTGCACCTCATGTTCACAAACGCCATTAGGGGGTTCGGGGCGAGCACGCACAGTCAGAGCCAGGGTCTGTACTGGGGCCAGCTGGTgctgagaaaggaggagggggagctggAGTACCTGGAGTGGAAGGATGACCTGAGCGTGGAGCTGAACGCGGGGGAGTCGGGCCCGCGTCTCTTTGCCAAGCCCGACAGCCCCGATAGCTGCCCGGTGGCGGATTACAAGGAGTACGCCAAGAGGAGGCCCCTGGACATGCTCCATGACTACGACCCGCTTTATCTCTCACCCAAGCCCCTGTGCTCCATCTGGGACCAGGTATGGTACAGCAGGAAGTCAGTGACCAAAGCCAAAATGGAAAAGATCATGAAAGTTATTATCCAGCAAGTCAAAGAATCTGGCAAGAAGTCCAAGAAATAA